One segment of Calliopsis andreniformis isolate RMS-2024a chromosome 1, iyCalAndr_principal, whole genome shotgun sequence DNA contains the following:
- the LOC143181719 gene encoding scavenger receptor class B member 1 isoform X2, translated as MKFYCDKIPRLIRVLLLMTLGSFSLAIGCMVFIFQPYELIFKLKVMFSDGGEIFEMWRKPEVELYLKVYLFNVTNHDEYLSGKESKLRFQEVGPYVYREELEHKNVTFNSNGTVTALLHHPLRYVPEMSNGTEGDILVLPNIALLSITNVMRDASYLTRFGLNMLIRHTDTRPLVPMTAREFMFGYESALVTLGNKMMPSWIKFDKLGLIDRMYDFDGDYETVYTGENDIRRTGLIEKYNGNVNLPQWTGKCANVNGASDGVKFPSYIQPNDTILFFRKSLCRSASMIKTGETYVQGLHAYEYKFRENELDNGAYNPENKCFCRHGFCLKPGLIDVTDCYYGFPIALSYPHFYKTDPSILAAIEGLKPIPELHESVIYVQPKAGLPIKLLFRFQINMALQNIGHMARVEKFEDMVLPLLWFEIGLHELPTSLYVRFWLYLIALPIVQDVLTYFLLLVGVVLIAFGVHKIFLYQPKGSTSPRQWLDAEIKNQKLQFLNNRRLSCKSKEMDTFYSSLLETKDSTEVSDLTTELRCLKEDIV; from the exons GTGTCCTGCTGTTAATGACTCTGGGATCGTTCAGCCTCGCTATTGGTTGCATGGTTTTCATCTTTCAACCTTACGAGCTGATTTTCAagctgaaagttatgttcagcgACGGCGGGGAAATTTTTGAGATGTGGCGAAAACCTGAAGTCGAGCTTTACCTCAAGGTCTACCTGTTCAACGTGACGAACCACGATGAGTATCTCTCCGGCAAAGAAAGCAAGCTGAGGTTTCAAGAAGTCGGTCCCTACGTTTACAG GGAAGAGCTCGAGCATAAAAATGTCACATTCAACAGTAACGGTACTGTGACGGCGCTTCTTCATCATCCACTAAGATATGTACCCGAAATGAGTAATGGGACCGAAGGAGATATATTGGTACTGCCAAATATCGCGTTACTG AGCATTACAAACGTGATGAGGGACGCATCGTACTTAACTAGATTCGGATTGAACATGCTGATCCGTCACACGGACACGCGTCCTCTAGTACCCATGACAGCTCGAGAATTTATGTTCGGCTACGAATCCGCCCTTGTCACGCTTGGCAATAAGATGATGCCATCTTGGATCAAGTTTGACAAGCTGGGTCTCATAGACCGG ATGTACGATTTTGATGGCGATTACGAAACCGTTTACACGGGAGAAAACGACATACGTCGCACGGGCTTAATTGAAAAGTACAACGGTAACGTGAATTTACCGCAATGGACTGGAAAGTGCGCGAATGTGAATGGTGCAAGTGATGGAGTCAAGTTTCCCAGTTACATACAGCCGAACGACACCATACTTTTCTTTAGGAAAAGTCTCTGTCGTAGCGCGAGTATG ATAAAAACGGGGGAGACGTATGTACAAGGACTACACGCGTACGAATATAAATTCAGGGAAAACGAACTGGACAATGGCGCCTATAATCCAGAAAACAAGTGTTTCTGTCGTCATGGATTTTGTCTGAAACCTGGATTGATCGATgttactgattgctattacg GCTTCCCCATTGCGCTATCATATCCACACTTCTACAAAACCGATCCAAGCATTTTGGCAGCCATCGAGGGTTTAAAGCCCATACCAGAGCTTCACGAATCCGTGATCTACGTTCAACCAAAAGCAGGTCTACCCATAAAACTACTCTTCCGATTCCAAATTAACATGGCCTTGCAGAATATTGGACACATGGCTAGAGTGGAGAAATTCGAAGACATGGTCTTGCCGCTCCTGTGGTTCGAAATC GGATTACACGAATTACCAACATCGTTGTACGTCCGATTCTGGCTCTACTTAATCGCTCTACCAATTGTCCAAGACGTGTTGACTTACTTCTTGCTGCTTGTTGGCGTTGTACTTATTGCGTTCGGTGTTCACAAGATCTTTTTGTATCAGCCAAAAGGATCAACGTCGCCTCGGCAGTGGTTGGACGCGGAGATAAAAAACCAGAAGTTGCAATTTCTGAACAACAGACGGTTATCCTGTAAGAGCAAGGAGATGGACACTTTTTACAGTTCGTTACTCGAAACGAAGGATTCGACGGAAGTGTCCGATCTAACGACGGAGTTACGATGTCTAAAGGAAGACATAGTGTGA